From Fundulus heteroclitus isolate FHET01 chromosome 14, MU-UCD_Fhet_4.1, whole genome shotgun sequence, the proteins below share one genomic window:
- the LOC105929759 gene encoding E3 ubiquitin-protein ligase CCNB1IP1, whose amino-acid sequence MAMSLGDDTLLCNYPKCRAKLSGFAWVTACSHVFCDQHGSGEFSRSPAICPACSSALSGKLDIVRTELSPSEEYKAMVLAGLRPDIVLDITSRALAFWSYQVHQERMYQEYSLSRADTQLKQMEKVLTQQNQSRELELTAMRGEITSLKKVMEEYKRKYSEVSERLMERNRQYQKLQGLYDSLRLRNMVVGAGDREMPQAHGNPNSSIAMAQQATPQRSPHFLAAGPAGDGRFFSCLESEGAKAFFQFSSPARDNSRPFLTKH is encoded by the exons ATGGCCATGTCTCTCGGTGATGACACGCTGCTGTGCAACTACCCAAAGTGTCGGGCCAAGCTGAGCGGCTTCGCCTGGGTCACAGCCTGCTCTCACGTTTTCTGCGACCAGCACGGCTCTGGGGAGTTCAGCCGCTCTCCTGCCATCTGCCCGGCGTGCTCCTCTGCCCTGTCCGGCAAGCTGGACATTGTGAGGACAGAGCTGTCGCCCTCTGAGGAATACAAAGCCATGGTGCTGGCAGGTCTGCGACCAGACATAGTCCTGGACATCACTTCTCGCGCTCTTGCCTTCTGGAGCTATCAG GTCCATCAGGAGCGTATGTATCAAGAGTACAGCCTGTCCCGCGCCGACACACAGCTGAAGCAGATGGAGAAGGTTctgacccagcagaaccagagcagagaaCTAGAACTCACCGCCATGAGGGGAGAGATTACCTCACTGAAGAAA GTGATGGAAGAGTACAAGAGGAAGTACAGTGAGGTGTCGGAGAGGCTGATGGAGAGGAACAGGCAGTACCAGAAGCTGCAGGGGTTGTATGACTCCCTGAGGCTGCGtaacatggtggtgggagcCGGGGACCGAGAGATGCCCCAAGCACATGGAAATCCAAACTCAAGCATCG CGATGGCTCAGCAGGCGACCCCTCAGAGAAGCCCTCACTTCCTCGCCGCTGGCCCCGCCGGTGACGGCCGCTTCTTCTCCTGCCTGGAGTCTGAAGGAGCCAAGGCCTTCTTCCAGTTCAGCTCCCCGGCCAGGGACAACAGCCGGCCCTTCCTCACCAAGCACTGA